In Euphorbia lathyris chromosome 2, ddEupLath1.1, whole genome shotgun sequence, the sequence TTATACATAAGACATTCAACTTTAATCTTACTTTGCTATACCCTTAAACTTGAAATTTTACCTTTCACTATATAAATTACTTTTGACCAAGTCAAAATTACAGATGACtaccttaaaatgaaaaagtacaacaattaaatttatttagaaCTATATTTTCTGATTTCACAAATCACCATTTTGAAACATTGTCATCTGATAAACAGTTTCTTTTTCCTAATCAAATAACACTTAAAATTGAatcaaaaatattttaaaaattaacaaattaaaattttatttcaatttgaCAGAAGGATTCAATTAGCATTTCAACATATGTTGAAGACATAGTTggcaattttaaaatattaggaatctaattagttttaaaaagtaacctaattgatgatttaaATGGTTAGAAACCTATTtgactaagagcatctccaacactaactagctatttgactctctaaaataatataaaatattagtttagCCAAATTTAGCTAGCCAAATTTGTGTTGTGCTCCAACCATGCTAGCTATTTGACtctctatttaattattttatcattaaaagtgattaaatttaatgaaaaaaagaaaaagtagaaaaaagatacaaagagaaaagagaaagaatgaataaaaaatagaaatagctagtcaaatttagctagtgAAAATGactagttatttattttagagaGTCATGTCACATTGTTGGAGTGGTTACTCTCTAAATGACTAGTTAAATTTGAGAATTTAGAGAGCCATGTCACCCTATTGGAGATGCTTTAAGGGTCGTGTTGGGACGGGCCTATCGggcttttatataaaaatacttAGTCCAACCCGTTATAAATTTAAGCGAGCTCGGATCGGGTTCGGActtaaaaaatcaaatctcaagttCAGTCAATATAAACTCACCTAAATATAtgtacataatttttaattataaaaaataaaagttataTAAACTCACCTTTTGGACACTCGAACTCAATTCTTTGGCTATATAAATGTataaattaattgattaattaatattaataggcggcctggcccagcccggcccgtgCTATTTTGATCACTCCCAAACTAGCCAAAAAATAGACGGGTTTTAGCAGATCTAGACCGAACTAGGTCTATACTTAATTTATAGaggaaattatatataaaaacacttttgaaaattattttacaGTTTGATAACTCTTTTTTCTGCTTTTatcattttctgttttttcttggattttttatcattctgtcattttttatttatgtttttatcacatttctatttttaaattatttctaattaaaaaaaactcagcCGTTACAATATTTGATGatataaccattttttttttgcaaaaactTGACATTTaaagaaattctttttatacTAGTGGTTTGTTATCCAAGTCTGGTCCAAGAACACGGCCCGAGGGTACCTGGCCCGTGGACAAAATGACTAAATTCATGGGCAATGTCAACACCACAATATCCCACATGACTGCAATGATGACGCGTCAACCTTACCTTTTGgtgcatttaaatttaatcttCCTTTTCCCAATATAACGGTCCCTCCCGCTCCATTTCCATTTCTAATTCTCATcctattaaattaatcattcttTATTTTCCCTCCTATTACATTTCATCCAAATTCAATTTCAAGCGTTACTTTTCTTTTCCTCTCCTTAACTTTTTTCCTTCGTCTCTCTGCTTTTTTCTTCCAAATCTATCACATCATCGCTTCTATTTACGAACACCATTCTCTCCTATCTCCCTCGCTAAAAAAAAAGTGTGAAATCAGCCATGTATAACGATCAAGTCGATCGGATTACCAGTGTAGAGACGACTTGCGGATTGTTGTTATTGGAATTGCAggtttttttctaatttttctttctGAATTTTGTATGTTTTGTTTGGATGGAGATgttgatttgttattttggtgGTTTGATTTCGTGGAAAATCAGAAAATTTGGGATGACGTAGGAGAAAATGACGTTCGAAGGGATGAAATGCTGCTTGAAATTGAGCAGGAGTGTTTGGAGGTGTACAAAAGGAAAGTTAATAAGGCAAATGAGCGCAGATCTGAATTGCAAAGAGAAATTGTTTCGATTGAAGCTGAAATTGAGGGCATATGCTCTGAGTTGGGTGAGCCTTCTTTGAAAGTAAGTGATGTTATGAGTGGAATTGAGTTCATACTAAATTCAgttttcttcatcttttttactttttctttaatGGAAAATTTGAAATCTGTTTACTGGTTGCAGTATGAGAAGAAGAATGCGACTGTATGCTTGAAGGAAAAGACTGAAATCATTAGGCCACTGCTTGTGGAAATGCGGAAGAGGAAAGCAGAGAGGAAAAAGCAATTTCTtgaaattgtaaatgaattgagGAGCACCTCGAATGAGATTTTCGGTCCCACAGAAGATAGTCTGAACGAGGTTCTGGACGATTTGTCTCTAAAAAGACTAGAAGAACTGCAGAACCAGTTGCGAGAGCTTAAAGCTGAGAAGGTTTGTCTCCCTGTCATGCATGATCCCAAATCCGTTTTATTTGTCTGACCTAGAAACTGTCAGTGCAATTTTCTTTTAGTTGTGTGTTAATTATGATCATTTGCTATGTATTACCTGAGAATTTAGTTCCTAAACTGGGGTAGTAAACTAATTATGTTGCTAATATTTTGTTCAATTGTTTTACCACTATTTTAACTGGCAGAGCAAGCGTTTGAACCAAGTAATGGGTCTTGTGGATAATATGAATTCCCTGTGTTTGGTGCTTGGTCTGGACTTCAATGATCTAATTCAGAAGATTCATCCTACTTTTGATGAAACTGGTGGATTTAAACAGTCAACAGATGATGCAATTATGATATTGCTTACTACTATTGAAGGTCTACGAGATATCAAGATACAGAGAATTCAAAGGGTTAGtttgaataataatttctttGTATTAATTGTTTGAAACTTTCTTGGCTTTGCccgtataatatatatttcttaattcttTTACCAGCTTCGAGATCTTGGAACTGTTCTTCTCAATCTCTGGAATCTGATGGAAATTCCAACCGAGGAGCAGGAAATATACTGGACTCTTACCAGTAATATTAATGCCTCAGAACCTGAAATTATTGAGCCTGATATGCTTTCTATGGATTTTATCAAACATGTGAGTAGTAGCCATTGAGATTGGTAATAGCTTTCCTGCTTAGTTGACTCTACCGAGTTCTGAATTACAAGAATAAAGATGTACTTGAATCATGTTTTTGAAAATTTGTAGGTCGAGGATGAAGTCCTAAGACTCGAAGAGCTCAAATCAGGCAAAGTGAAAGACCTTATTCTGAAGAAGAGGTTGGAACTAGAAGAAATATGCAGAAGTGCACACATTGTACCAGCATCTAGTGCTGCGGATTATTCAGTTGAAGGTGCAATCTCTAGTGAGTCTTTATTTAGATATAAAACGTATAAGTATTATGACAATACAAACCTAGAACGTAAAAGGCACTGCTGAATTCTGATTTCTTCATCAATATGGATATATGAAGTGCATTTGACTTTTTTTGGTGTGCTACTTGCAAGTTGCATGTCTGCAAACTCTAAGTCTCTCAAGTggatcttttattttctttatgtaAAGTTCTTTCAGATTGGCATGTGTCTATGGAAACGGAAAACCATCTGCAACTGCATTATTCTTTTCTTACCATTATGTAACATAATTTTGCAGGAGAAATGGATCCTATGCATGTATTGGAAGAGATTGATCTTGCTATCGCAAATGTTAAAGAGCAAGCTTGGAGCAGGAAAGAAATACTCGACAAATTCGAGAAATGGTGTGCTGCATGCGAAGAAGAGAGTTGGCTGGAAGAGTATAACAGGGTTGAGCAAATTTTCtactaatctaaatacaattctaGTTATAATTTCCCTAGTCCTCAATGGAATTTCCTCAATTTGATGTTCTAGGATGAGAATCGTTATAATGCTGGAAGAGGTGCACATCTTACCTTGAAACGTGCTGAGAAAGCTCGCACAGTTATCAACAAAATCCCTGGTAAAGATGGTCTCATTGCCATTCTCAATTATCTCACTCGAATGATGACTGCATTTTCATAACTTTTGCTTCATAATTGAGTTCGCACATATAAGTGAATGTTCTTCTGATTTTCTATAGCTTTAAGCAATCTTTCTGGTGTTCTGAAATCTTTCTAAGAACCTTGTTTTTATTGATTGTGGAACAGCAATGGTTGAGATATTAACTTCAAAAATCATGGCTTGGGAGAACGAACGAGGACTTCAGTTCCTTTACGACAGTGTAAGCATCTTTTTCTTTAATGCAGGATATATATAGTATTGGATTGTCTAATTAGATTTGTGAATCTGGTTTTGATGAACTTGTTGTACTGAAATTTACTTACTTTTCCTTCTATCAAGTGTACGGTTTAATTTAAGTTGTCTCATGATCTTTTGTCACTTAGGAGAGGCTTCTTTTTAGGATGGAACAGTACAACAATCTAAGGAAGGAGAAGGAACAAGAAAAGATAAGACAAAGAGTACGAATTTTACTTCAATTAGTTATTTCCTTATTGAAGAGTTGACATGTAGCTATATCAACCCCCCTCTATACAAGGATTTAAAGTCCACATTTTTATATTCTAGGATCAGAAGAAACTTCAGCTCCAGCTGATAGCAGAGCAAGAAGTACGTTTTGGAGCTAAACCCAGTCCATCAAGGAGTGGAAGAAAGGGTTGTAGAACTTCTGCAGCAGTTGCAAGTGACCGGAAACTCTCTCTTGGTGGATCGATGCTTCAAAACATTAAAGCTGATAAAAAAGTGTCTGCCGGATTCTATCCCGTTAAGAAGGTTGATTTTGTTAACCAAAATAGCATTTTGGACTCCCAACAATATGGTGGATTCACATCTCAGTCCTCTGGTatcttttatatctttttccCTTTTCCCATTTGTGTGAACCAAAATGTTTCATGTCCTATATGTGTTTCCGAAATCAAAACTCTTGAGAACTTGGAAACTCATTTGTTAAAATTTGGAAAATTGTTTTCTAGAATATAATGTATTTTCATGAACAGATCAATACTAATCACACCTTCAATCTTCA encodes:
- the LOC136216790 gene encoding 65-kDa microtubule-associated protein 3 isoform X1 is translated as MYNDQVDRITSVETTCGLLLLELQKIWDDVGENDVRRDEMLLEIEQECLEVYKRKVNKANERRSELQREIVSIEAEIEGICSELGEPSLKYEKKNATVCLKEKTEIIRPLLVEMRKRKAERKKQFLEIVNELRSTSNEIFGPTEDSLNEVLDDLSLKRLEELQNQLRELKAEKSKRLNQVMGLVDNMNSLCLVLGLDFNDLIQKIHPTFDETGGFKQSTDDAIMILLTTIEGLRDIKIQRIQRLRDLGTVLLNLWNLMEIPTEEQEIYWTLTSNINASEPEIIEPDMLSMDFIKHVEDEVLRLEELKSGKVKDLILKKRLELEEICRSAHIVPASSAADYSVEGAISREMDPMHVLEEIDLAIANVKEQAWSRKEILDKFEKWCAACEEESWLEEYNRDENRYNAGRGAHLTLKRAEKARTVINKIPAMVEILTSKIMAWENERGLQFLYDSERLLFRMEQYNNLRKEKEQEKIRQRDQKKLQLQLIAEQEVRFGAKPSPSRSGRKGCRTSAAVASDRKLSLGGSMLQNIKADKKVSAGFYPVKKVDFVNQNSILDSQQYGGFTSQSSGRRNSEISDHFVKKQQVSTSRLTRKPLSPIPLSMSSEANIEKFAEDQKGKRNETSQTLMKTPTKPISGKDKENITPKKLPIEVPITPKTSTLPPMLMALTPATPYRYSSSKKAKSLLLQNVEYSFEEVRAGFLCPEPQLV
- the LOC136216790 gene encoding 65-kDa microtubule-associated protein 3 isoform X2, with the protein product MYNDQVDRITSVETTCGLLLLELQKIWDDVGENDVRRDEMLLEIEQECLEVYKRKVNKANERRSELQREIVSIEAEIEGICSELGEPSLKYEKKNATVCLKEKTEIIRPLLVEMRKRKAERKKQFLEIVNELRSTSNEIFGPTEDSLNEVLDDLSLKRLEELQNQLRELKAEKSKRLNQVMGLVDNMNSLCLVLGLDFNDLIQKIHPTFDETGGFKQSTDDAIMILLTTIEGLRDIKIQRIQRLRDLGTVLLNLWNLMEIPTEEQEIYWTLTSNINASEPEIIEPDMLSMDFIKHVEDEVLRLEELKSGKVKDLILKKRLELEEICRSAHIVPASSAADYSVEGEMDPMHVLEEIDLAIANVKEQAWSRKEILDKFEKWCAACEEESWLEEYNRDENRYNAGRGAHLTLKRAEKARTVINKIPAMVEILTSKIMAWENERGLQFLYDSERLLFRMEQYNNLRKEKEQEKIRQRDQKKLQLQLIAEQEVRFGAKPSPSRSGRKGCRTSAAVASDRKLSLGGSMLQNIKADKKVSAGFYPVKKVDFVNQNSILDSQQYGGFTSQSSGRRNSEISDHFVKKQQVSTSRLTRKPLSPIPLSMSSEANIEKFAEDQKGKRNETSQTLMKTPTKPISGKDKENITPKKLPIEVPITPKTSTLPPMLMALTPATPYRYSSSKKAKSLLLQNVEYSFEEVRAGFLCPEPQLV